One window of Myxocyprinus asiaticus isolate MX2 ecotype Aquarium Trade chromosome 4, UBuf_Myxa_2, whole genome shotgun sequence genomic DNA carries:
- the LOC127436282 gene encoding uncharacterized protein LOC127436282, whose protein sequence is MPPTTSATVPMPAVRDTPTTTSETVPTPETHHQPPVQQCLHQQSETHHLPPVPKPAVRDTHSTTSATVPRPAVRETQSTTSSTVTAPAVRLWGCHVNGKVTIEDILKGQKPLFSSHF, encoded by the exons ATGccaccaaccaccagtgcaacagtgcccatgccagcggtcagagacacaccaacaaccaccagtgaaacagtgcccacgccagagacacaccatcaaccaccagtgcaacagtgcctacaccagcagtcagagacacaccatctaCCACCAGTGCCAAAGCCAGCTGTCAGAGACACAcattcaaccaccagtgcaacagtgcccaggCCAGCGGTCAGAGAAACACAATCAACCACCAGTTCAACAGTGACAGCACCAGCAGTCAGACTGTGGGGTTGTCATGTTAATGGGAAGGTCACAATTGAAGACATTTTAAAAG GACAGAAGCCTTTGTTCAGCAGTCACTTCTAA